Below is a genomic region from Actinomadura sp. NAK00032.
GTTCGACGAGGACGACGACCTCGACGTGCCCGACTTCCTGAAGTGATCACCCCCGTCGCCCTGGGCGACGGCGTCGGCGCCGGCTTCACCGGCCGCGCCGGCGGCGCGAGCAGGCCCCCCTACGACTCCCTGAACCTCGGCGGCGCGGTCGGCGACGACCCGGCCGCCGTGCGCGGCAACCGGCGGCGCGCCGCCGAGGCGCTCGGCGCCGACCCCGGCCGCACCGTCTACATGCGGCAGGTGCACGGCGCGGACGTCGCGTTCGTCACCTCCCCCGAGACCCCCGGCCCCGTCGACGCCGTCGTGACGACCGTCCCGGGCCTCGCTCTCGCCGTCCTCGTCGCCGACTGCGCGCCCGTCCTGCTGGCCGACCCGGTCGCCGGCGTCGTCGGCGCCGCCCACTCCGGCCGCCCCGGCACGGCCGCCGGGGTCGTCCCGGCGCTGGTGAAGGCGATGTGCGAGCGGGGCGCCGACCCGGCCCGGATGGCCGCCGCGATCGGGCCCGCCGCGTGCGGCCGCTGCTACGAGGTGCCCGCCGAGATGCGGGACGAGGTCGCCGCCGTCGTGCCCGCCGCGCACGCCGTGACGTCCCAGGGGACGCCCGGGCTGGACATCCGCGCCGGCATCGCCGCGCAGCTCGCCTCCGCCGGGGTGGCCGAGGTCGCCGCCGACCCGCGCTGCACCATCGAGGACGCGGGCCTGTTCTCCTACCGCCGCGACGGCCGGACCGGCCGCTTCGCGGGATATGTCTGGCTCAAGGACGGCGCGTGACCGGCGAGACCGATCTCACCCCGGAGCGGCGCCGCGCGGAACTCGCCGCCGGCCTCGCCGAGGTCCGCGCCCGGATCGCGGCGGCCTGCGCCGCCGCCGGCCGGGACGAGCGCGAGGTCACGCTGATCGCGGTGACCAAGAACTTCCCCGCCTCCGACGTGCGGCTGCTGGCCGGACTCGGCCTCACCGAGGTCGGCGAGAACCGCGACCAGGAGGCCCGCCCCAAGGCGGCCGAATGCGCCGACCTCCCGCTCACCTGGCACTTCGTCGGCCGGGTGCAGACCAACAAGGCCCGCGCGGTCGCCGGCTACGCCGACGTCGTCCACTCAGTGGACCGGCCGAGGCTGGCCGCCGCGCTGTCGGACGCCGCCGTCCGGGCCGGGCGGACGCCGCGCTGCCTGATCCAGGTGTCGCTGGACGAGGAGGCGGCGCGCGGCGAG
It encodes:
- a CDS encoding YggS family pyridoxal phosphate-dependent enzyme; this translates as MTGETDLTPERRRAELAAGLAEVRARIAAACAAAGRDEREVTLIAVTKNFPASDVRLLAGLGLTEVGENRDQEARPKAAECADLPLTWHFVGRVQTNKARAVAGYADVVHSVDRPRLAAALSDAAVRAGRTPRCLIQVSLDEEAARGERGGAAPGAVPELADAIAGAPGLRLGGVMAVAPLGVDPLPAFARLAEVAAEMRRNHPDARIVSAGMSGDLEQAIACGATHLRIGTALLGGRRAIVR
- the pgeF gene encoding peptidoglycan editing factor PgeF, which codes for MITPVALGDGVGAGFTGRAGGASRPPYDSLNLGGAVGDDPAAVRGNRRRAAEALGADPGRTVYMRQVHGADVAFVTSPETPGPVDAVVTTVPGLALAVLVADCAPVLLADPVAGVVGAAHSGRPGTAAGVVPALVKAMCERGADPARMAAAIGPAACGRCYEVPAEMRDEVAAVVPAAHAVTSQGTPGLDIRAGIAAQLASAGVAEVAADPRCTIEDAGLFSYRRDGRTGRFAGYVWLKDGA